A stretch of the Papaver somniferum cultivar HN1 chromosome 6, ASM357369v1, whole genome shotgun sequence genome encodes the following:
- the LOC113285947 gene encoding putative wall-associated receptor kinase-like 16 isoform X2 — translation MNNTNISMKFYQLASCLPNETRKHSKIMFLQLFFYFLLLSWLFLLTEAASLEGPFFKAKTGCDAKCGTCTSSCETKESVISGSCVGNNGCCESTIPKGLKRTEIAMEKNRQQSNVSWSFDPCNFAFIGQYTFQSSDILDGYNFVSKGKDVPVVFDWAIGNKTCEDAQKDLSSFACQANSHCVNSDNNPGYLCICNEGYGGNPYLSPGCQDVNECADQNSNLCVANCTNTIGSYICSCPKGSRGDGRKGGSGCVNQDSQNSPVLQISLGIGLGFLFLILSGSWLYLSMKKRTSIKLKKKCFQKNGGLLLKQQISSHENGGFESSAKIFTAEELKSATRNYDANLVLGRGGHGIVYKGTLSDNRVVAIKKPIIVKESQIEEFINELVILTQVNHRNVVKILGCCLETEVPLIVYEYVFNGTLSDHIHSKNGVSSSSLSWESRLRIAAETAGALSYLHSAATVPIIHRDIKSANVLLDENYNAKVADFGASRLNPLDLAEIDTVVQGTLGYLDPEYYQSGQLTGKSDVYSFGVVLVELLTGERPISLARTKRKQNFALYFHSLVTENDVLEVLEARVAIEGKREQVLAVAMLAKRCLNLRGGDRPTMKQVSVELESLSKFVSLNHTSMHFPEEHTNIKPEPVDLYPPIQFDSYVDGDSSLYSNI, via the exons ATGAATAATACAAATATCTCCATGAAATTTTATCAATTAGCTAGTTGCCTACCAAATGAAACCAGGAAACACAGTAAAATTATGTTTCTGCAACTTTTCTTTTACTTTCTGCTGCTTTCATGGCTATTTCTTCTAACAGAGGCAGCATCACTAGAGGGTCCATTCTTCAAGGCAAAAACTGGTTGTGATGCCAAATGCG GAACATGTACTTCAAGCTGTGAGACTAAAGAAAGTGTGATAAGTGGATCTTGCGTGGGCAATAACGGCTGTTGCGAAAGTACTATACCCAAAGGGCTTAAGAGGACTGAAATAGCAATGGAAAAGAACCGTCAGCAGTCAAATGTCAGTTGGTCTTTTGATCCTTGCAATTTTGCTTTCATAGGTCAGTATACATTCCAATCATCGGATATTTTGGATGGTTATAATTTCGTTAGCAAAGGGAAAGATGTCCCGGTGGTTTTTGACTGGGCAATAGGGAATAAGACTTGTGAAGATGCACAAAAGGATTTATCCAGCTTTGCATGCCAAGCGAACAGTCATTGTGTCAATTCCGATAACAATCCTGGATATCTTTGCATTTGCAATGAAGGTTATGGCGGAAATCCTTACCTCAGTCCTGGATGCCAAG ATGTGAACGAGTGCGCTGATCAAAACAGCAATCTCTGTGTAGCGAATTGTACAAACACCATTGGGAGTTACATTTGTTCTTGTCCAAAGGGTAGTCGTGGCGATGGAAGAAAAGGTGGGAGTGGTTGCGTAAATCAAGACAGTCAAAATTCACCGGTGTTACAGATATCTCTCG GAATTGGTTTAGGCTTCTTGTTTCTAATTCTCTCAGGTTCCTGGTTATATTTGAGTATGAAGAAAAGAACCTCAATCAAACTCAAAAAGAAATGCTTTCAAAAGAATGGTGGTTTGCTGTTAAAACAACAAATATCATCACATGAAAACGGTGGCTTTGAATCATCAGCAAAAATCTTTACAGCCGAAGAGCTAAAATCGGCAACCAGAAATTATGATGCAAATTTAGTGCTAGGCCGTGGAGGCCATGGTATAGTTTATAAGGGAACTTTATCGGACAACCGAGTCGTGGCAATTAAGAAACCAATTATAGTCAAAGAGAGTCAAATTGAAGAATTCATTAATGAGCTTGTTATCTTAACTCAAGTTAACCATAGAAACGTTGTGAAGATCTTGGGATGTTGCTTGGAGACCGAAGTTCCCTTGATTGTTTATGAATATGTTTTTAATGGCACTCTCTCCGATCATATCCATTCTAAGAATGGGGTATCTTCGTCATCACTTTCTTGGGAAAGTCGGTTAAGGATTGCTGCCGAAACTGCTGGTGCACTTTCTTATTTACACTCTGCTGCAACTGTACCCATCATCCACAGAGATATCAAATCTGCCAATGTTCTATTAGATGAGAACTACAATGCGAAAGTTGCAGATTTCGGAGCATCGAGGTTGAATCCTTTGGATTTAGCTGAAATAGACACAGTTGTCCAAGGGACCTTAGGTTATCTTGATCCAGAATACTATCAGTCTGGCCAGTTGACAGGTAAAAGCGATGTTTATAGTTTTGGTGTTGTTCTGGTGGAACTTTTAACCGGAGAAAGGCCCATATCTTTGGCAAggacaaaaagaaaacaaaattttgcTTTGTATTTTCATTCCTTGGTTACGGAGAATGATGTGCTCGAAGTTCTCGAGGCTCGAGTGGCTATTGAAGGGAAACGAGAACAAGTTCTTGCAGTTGCTATGCTTGCAAAGAGATGCCTTAACCTGAGAGGTGGAGATAGGCCGACAATGAAACAAGTCTCTGTGGAACTTGAGAGTTTGTCAAAATTTGTATCACTAAATCACACATCTATGCACTTCCCTGAAGAACACACTAACATAAAACCGGAGCCGGTAGACTTGTATCCTCCTATCCAGTTCGACTCCTATGTTGATGGCGATTCTAGCTTGTATAGTAATATATGA
- the LOC113285947 gene encoding wall-associated receptor kinase 5-like isoform X1: MNNTNISMKFYQLASCLPNETRKHSKIMFLQLFFYFLLLSWLFLLTEAASLEGPFFKAKTGCDAKCGNVSIPYPFGIRQNGINVGCSFNGVRFDYSITCNTSFNPPKPFLDVGDVEVIDISETEIRTKNTPATLCHNASGGVTLKLPSSSISLDRTPFTISYTKNMYFTVGCNVFSIIQGPDLQNYTGTCTSSCETKESVISGSCVGNNGCCESTIPKGLKRTEIAMEKNRQQSNVSWSFDPCNFAFIGQYTFQSSDILDGYNFVSKGKDVPVVFDWAIGNKTCEDAQKDLSSFACQANSHCVNSDNNPGYLCICNEGYGGNPYLSPGCQDVNECADQNSNLCVANCTNTIGSYICSCPKGSRGDGRKGGSGCVNQDSQNSPVLQISLGIGLGFLFLILSGSWLYLSMKKRTSIKLKKKCFQKNGGLLLKQQISSHENGGFESSAKIFTAEELKSATRNYDANLVLGRGGHGIVYKGTLSDNRVVAIKKPIIVKESQIEEFINELVILTQVNHRNVVKILGCCLETEVPLIVYEYVFNGTLSDHIHSKNGVSSSSLSWESRLRIAAETAGALSYLHSAATVPIIHRDIKSANVLLDENYNAKVADFGASRLNPLDLAEIDTVVQGTLGYLDPEYYQSGQLTGKSDVYSFGVVLVELLTGERPISLARTKRKQNFALYFHSLVTENDVLEVLEARVAIEGKREQVLAVAMLAKRCLNLRGGDRPTMKQVSVELESLSKFVSLNHTSMHFPEEHTNIKPEPVDLYPPIQFDSYVDGDSSLYSNI, encoded by the exons ATGAATAATACAAATATCTCCATGAAATTTTATCAATTAGCTAGTTGCCTACCAAATGAAACCAGGAAACACAGTAAAATTATGTTTCTGCAACTTTTCTTTTACTTTCTGCTGCTTTCATGGCTATTTCTTCTAACAGAGGCAGCATCACTAGAGGGTCCATTCTTCAAGGCAAAAACTGGTTGTGATGCCAAATGCGGTAATGTTTCGATTCCTTATCCATTCGGAATTCGTCAAAATGGGATTAATGTTGGGTGCTCTTTTAATGGAGTTAGGTTTGATTACAGCATTACCTGCAATACTTCTTTTAATCCTCCTAAGCCTTTCCTAGATGTTGGTGACGTTGAAGTCATAGATATTTCAGAAACCGAAATTCGAACAAAAAACACCCCAGCAACCTTATGTCACAACGCATCGGGTGGGGTAACCTTAAAGCTACCTTCTTCTAGTATATCCTTAGATCGGACTCCATTTACAATATCCTATACAAAGAACATGTACTTTACAGTCGGGTGTAATGTGTTTTCTATTATCCAAGGTCCTGATCTACAAAACTACACAGGAACATGTACTTCAAGCTGTGAGACTAAAGAAAGTGTGATAAGTGGATCTTGCGTGGGCAATAACGGCTGTTGCGAAAGTACTATACCCAAAGGGCTTAAGAGGACTGAAATAGCAATGGAAAAGAACCGTCAGCAGTCAAATGTCAGTTGGTCTTTTGATCCTTGCAATTTTGCTTTCATAGGTCAGTATACATTCCAATCATCGGATATTTTGGATGGTTATAATTTCGTTAGCAAAGGGAAAGATGTCCCGGTGGTTTTTGACTGGGCAATAGGGAATAAGACTTGTGAAGATGCACAAAAGGATTTATCCAGCTTTGCATGCCAAGCGAACAGTCATTGTGTCAATTCCGATAACAATCCTGGATATCTTTGCATTTGCAATGAAGGTTATGGCGGAAATCCTTACCTCAGTCCTGGATGCCAAG ATGTGAACGAGTGCGCTGATCAAAACAGCAATCTCTGTGTAGCGAATTGTACAAACACCATTGGGAGTTACATTTGTTCTTGTCCAAAGGGTAGTCGTGGCGATGGAAGAAAAGGTGGGAGTGGTTGCGTAAATCAAGACAGTCAAAATTCACCGGTGTTACAGATATCTCTCG GAATTGGTTTAGGCTTCTTGTTTCTAATTCTCTCAGGTTCCTGGTTATATTTGAGTATGAAGAAAAGAACCTCAATCAAACTCAAAAAGAAATGCTTTCAAAAGAATGGTGGTTTGCTGTTAAAACAACAAATATCATCACATGAAAACGGTGGCTTTGAATCATCAGCAAAAATCTTTACAGCCGAAGAGCTAAAATCGGCAACCAGAAATTATGATGCAAATTTAGTGCTAGGCCGTGGAGGCCATGGTATAGTTTATAAGGGAACTTTATCGGACAACCGAGTCGTGGCAATTAAGAAACCAATTATAGTCAAAGAGAGTCAAATTGAAGAATTCATTAATGAGCTTGTTATCTTAACTCAAGTTAACCATAGAAACGTTGTGAAGATCTTGGGATGTTGCTTGGAGACCGAAGTTCCCTTGATTGTTTATGAATATGTTTTTAATGGCACTCTCTCCGATCATATCCATTCTAAGAATGGGGTATCTTCGTCATCACTTTCTTGGGAAAGTCGGTTAAGGATTGCTGCCGAAACTGCTGGTGCACTTTCTTATTTACACTCTGCTGCAACTGTACCCATCATCCACAGAGATATCAAATCTGCCAATGTTCTATTAGATGAGAACTACAATGCGAAAGTTGCAGATTTCGGAGCATCGAGGTTGAATCCTTTGGATTTAGCTGAAATAGACACAGTTGTCCAAGGGACCTTAGGTTATCTTGATCCAGAATACTATCAGTCTGGCCAGTTGACAGGTAAAAGCGATGTTTATAGTTTTGGTGTTGTTCTGGTGGAACTTTTAACCGGAGAAAGGCCCATATCTTTGGCAAggacaaaaagaaaacaaaattttgcTTTGTATTTTCATTCCTTGGTTACGGAGAATGATGTGCTCGAAGTTCTCGAGGCTCGAGTGGCTATTGAAGGGAAACGAGAACAAGTTCTTGCAGTTGCTATGCTTGCAAAGAGATGCCTTAACCTGAGAGGTGGAGATAGGCCGACAATGAAACAAGTCTCTGTGGAACTTGAGAGTTTGTCAAAATTTGTATCACTAAATCACACATCTATGCACTTCCCTGAAGAACACACTAACATAAAACCGGAGCCGGTAGACTTGTATCCTCCTATCCAGTTCGACTCCTATGTTGATGGCGATTCTAGCTTGTATAGTAATATATGA
- the LOC113291179 gene encoding wall-associated receptor kinase 1-like, with product MNSRCVNSDNNPGYLCTCDEGYGGNPYLSPGCQDVNECDDPSGSPCVEICTNTIGSYICSCLKGSRGDGRKDGTGIGFGFLFLILSSSSVYLSMKKRKSIKLKEEYFQKNGGLLLKQQLSSHENGVESSAKIFTAEELKLATKNYDAKLVLGRGGQGIVYKGTLTDNRIVAIKKSTVQESQVEEFINELVILTQVNHRNVVKVLGCCLETEVPMIVYEYVSNGTLFDRIHSKNGYALHQPIIHRDIKSANVLLDENYIAKVADFGASRLNPLNLDEIHTKIQGTLGYLDSEYHQTGQLTVKSDVYSFGAVLAELLTGERVFSQNRPAKDLAVYIRPLTEEDDMMDILEARVATEGNRDQVLEVVKLAQKCLHLRGDDRPTMKQVAMELESMRRSESPEHSQNHEDWD from the exons ATGAATAGTCGCTGTGTCAATTCCGATAACAATCCTGGATATCTTTGCACTTGCGATGAAGGTTACGGCGGAAACCCTTATCTCAGTCCGGGATGCCAAG ATGTGAATGAGTGCGACGATCCAAGCGGAAGTCCATGTGTAGAGATTTGCACAAACACCATTGGGAGTTACATCTGTTCTTGTCTGAAGGGTAGTCGTGGTGATGGAAGAAAAGATGGGACTG GGATTGGTTTCGGTTTCTTGTTTCTAATTCTCTCAAGTTCGTCGGTATACTTGAGTATGAAGAAAAGAAAGTCAATCAAACTCAAAGAAGAATACTTTCAAAAGAACGGTGGTTTGCTGTTAAAACAACAATTATCATCACATGAAAATGGTGTTGAATCATCGGCGAAAATCTTTACAGCAGAAGAGCTTAAATTGGCAACCAAAAATTATGATGCAAAATTAGTCCTAGGCCGCGGAGGCCAGGGTATTGTTTACAAGGGAACCTTAACTGATAACCGAATTGTGGCAATAAAGAAATCAACAGTCCAGGAGAGTCAAGTTGAAGAATTCATTAATGAGCTTGTCATCTTAACTCAAGTGAACCATCGAAACGTTGTGAAAGTCTTGGGATGTTGTTTGGAGACTGAAGTTCCAATGATTGTTTATGAGTATGTTTCCAACGGCACTCTCTTTGACCGTATCCATTCAAAGAATGGG tatgccctgcatcaaccCATCATTCATAGAGATATCAAATCTGCCAATGTTCTGTTAGATGAAAATTACATTGCGAAAGTTGCGGATTTCGGAGCCTCGAGGTTGAATCCTTTGAATCTAGATGAAATACACACAAAAATTCAAGGGACATTAGGATATTTGGATTCTGAATACCATCAAACTGGTCAATTAACAGTTAAAAGTGATGTTTATAGTTTTGGTGCAGTTCTTGCGGAACTCTTGACAGGAGAAAGAGTCTTTTCTCAAAATAGGCCAGCAAAGGATCTTGCTGTATATATTCGTCCATTGACAGAAGAGGATGATATGATGGACATCCTTGAGGCTCGAGTGGCAACTGAAGGGAACCGAGACCAAGTTCTTGAAGTTGTTAAGCTTGCACAAAAATGCCTTCATCTGAGAGGTGATGATAGGCCTACAATGAAACAAGTTGCAATGGAGCTAGAAAGTATGAGAAGATCTGAATCTCCGGAGCATAGCCAAAACCATGAAGATTGGGACTGA
- the LOC113288528 gene encoding wall-associated receptor kinase 2-like isoform X1, with protein sequence MFFAIGCNTYATIYGPDLKNYSSTCSSECNSRENVMDGSCFGKGCCQSTIPKGLKRYETRVSKYTSQNNSATFDPCSYDFIAEKDHYTFNASDILNGTNFRSKGEEVPIVLDWAIRNKTCEDAKKDTTNFACQENSYCITSDSNPGYRCTCNNGYAGNPYLSPGCQDINECEAQNPCVRICTNTIGSYKYSCPEGSRGDGLRGGSGCFHNNQEFPVLKISLGIALGFFFLIIGSSWLYFSMRKRNQILRKAKFFQKNGGLLLKQQISSHESSGESSAKIFTAEELKLATKNYDEKLILGRGGHGIVFKGTLSDDRIVAIKKSKIADANQIEEFINELVILTQVNHRNVVKILGCCLETEVPLLVYEYVSNGTLSQHIHTRNDGMSSSISWESRLRIAAESAAAVAYLHSAATTPIIHRDIKSANILLDENYTAKVADFGASRLNPLDQNEIDTLVQGTLGYLDPEYHHCQLTGKSDVYIFIVVLVELLTGEKPISLERSAEQRNIASYFISLTKGNNVLHVLETRVVAEGNREQVLAVAKLAKRCLSLKSEARPTMKEVSMELESLKKSSSSTHASFQDHYSKHNEEEHIQHLSQQIYIQYQ encoded by the exons ATGTTCTTTGCGATTGGGTGCAACACATATGCAACTATATATGGGCCAGACTTAAAAAATTACTCAAGCACATGTTCTTCAGAGTGTAATAGCAGGGAAAATGTGATGGATGGGTCTTGCTTTGGCAAAGGGTGTTGCCAGAGTACCATCCCCAAGGGGCTAAAAAGGTATGAAACTAGGGTCTCGAAATACACATCGCAGAACAATTCTGCAACTTTTGATCCTTGTAGTTATGATTTTATAGCTGAGAAAGATCATTACACGTTCAATGCATCAGATATTTTGAATGGAACTAATTTCAGAAGCAAGGGAGAAGAGGTACCTATTGTGCTTGATTGGGCCATTAGGAACAAGACTTGTGAAGATGCAAAAAAAGATACGACCAATTTTGCATGCCAAGAAAATAGTTATTGCATCACTTCTGACAGCAATCCTGGATATCGTTGCACTTGCAACAATGGATATGCGGGTAACCCTTATCTCAGTCCTGGATGCCAAG ACATAAATGAATGTGAGGCTCAGAATCCTTGTGTACGAATTTGCACCAACACCATCGGAAGTTATAAATATTCTTGTCCGGAAGGAAGTCGTGGTGATGGGTTAAGAGGTGGGAGTGGTTGCTTTCACAACAATCAAGAGTTTCCAGTGCTTAAGATCTCTCTCG GTATTGCTTTAGGCTTTTTCTTTCTAATTATCGGCAGTTCTTGGTTATACTTCAGTATGAGGAAAAGAAACCAAATCCTGCGCAAGGCTAAATTCTTTCAAAAGAATGGAGGTTTACTTTTAAAGCAACAAATATCTTCACATGAGAGTAGTGGAGAGTCCTCAGCAAAGATTTTTACAGCAGAAGAGCTAAAATTAGCAACCAAAAATTATGATGAAAAACTGATCCTCGGCCGTGGAGGTCatggtatagttttcaaaggaACTTTATCTGATGACCGTATTGTGGCTATTAAGAAATCAAAAATAGCTGACGCAAATCAAATTGaagaattcatcaatgagcttgttatcttaactcaggttaaccATCGAAACGTTGTGAAGATCTTGGGTTGCTGTTTAGAGACAGAAGTGCCGTTACTGGTCTATGAATATGTTTCTAATGGCACCCTCTCACAACATATCCATACAAGAAATGATGGTATGTCTTCATCCATTTCTTGGGAAAGTCGGTTGAGGATTGCAGCCGAAAGTGCAGCTGCAGTTGCATACTTACACTCTGCAGCTACTACACCGATTATTCATAGAGATATCAAATCTGCTAATATACTGTTGGATGAAAACTACACTGCAAAAGTTGCTGATTTCGGAGCATCAAGGTTAAATCCGTTGGATCAAAACGAAATAGACACACTTGTTCAAGGAACCTTAGGATATTTGGATCCAGAATACCATCATTGCCAGTTGACAGGTAAAAGCGATGTTTATATTTTTATTGTAGTCCTTGTAGAACTTCTAACAGGAGAAAAACCTATTTCTTTGGAGAGATCCGCAGAACAACGTAATATCGCATCATATTTCATTTCATTAACGAAAGGAAACAATGTGCTCCATGTTCTTGAGACTCGTGTAGTGGCAGAAGGGAACCGAGAGCAAGTCCTTGCAGTTGCAAAACTTGCAAAGAGATGCCTCAGTTTGAAGAGTGAAGCTAGGCCTACGATGAAAGAAGTTTCTATGGAGctagaaagtttgaaaaaatcGTCATCATCAACACACGCATCATTTCAGGATCACTACAGTAAACACAATGAAGAGGAACATATTCAACATCTGAGCCAACAGATCTATATACAGTACCAATAA
- the LOC113288528 gene encoding wall-associated receptor kinase 2-like isoform X2 translates to MFFAIGCNTYATIYGPDLKNYSSTCSSECNSRENVMDGSCFGKGCCQSTIPKGLKRYETRVSKYTSQNNSATFDPCSYDFIAEKDHYTFNASDILNGTNFRSKGEEVPIVLDWAIRNKTCEDAKKDTTNFACQENSYCITSDSNPGYRCTCNNGYAGNPYLSPGCQDINECEAQNPCVRICTNTIGSYKYSCPEGSRGDGLRGGSGCFHNNQEFPVLKISLGIALGFFFLIIGSSWLYFSMRKRNQILRKAKFFQKNGGLLLKQQISSHESSGESSAKIFTAEELKLATKNYDEKLILGRGGHGIVFKGTLSDDRIVAIKKSKIADANQIEEFINELVILTQVNHRNVVKILGCCLETEVPLLVYEYVSNGTLSQHIHTRNDGMSSSISWESRLRIAAESAAAVAYLHSAATTPIIHRDIKSANILLDENYTAKVADFGASRLNPLDQNEIDTLVQGTLGYLDPEYHHCQLTEQRNIASYFISLTKGNNVLHVLETRVVAEGNREQVLAVAKLAKRCLSLKSEARPTMKEVSMELESLKKSSSSTHASFQDHYSKHNEEEHIQHLSQQIYIQYQ, encoded by the exons ATGTTCTTTGCGATTGGGTGCAACACATATGCAACTATATATGGGCCAGACTTAAAAAATTACTCAAGCACATGTTCTTCAGAGTGTAATAGCAGGGAAAATGTGATGGATGGGTCTTGCTTTGGCAAAGGGTGTTGCCAGAGTACCATCCCCAAGGGGCTAAAAAGGTATGAAACTAGGGTCTCGAAATACACATCGCAGAACAATTCTGCAACTTTTGATCCTTGTAGTTATGATTTTATAGCTGAGAAAGATCATTACACGTTCAATGCATCAGATATTTTGAATGGAACTAATTTCAGAAGCAAGGGAGAAGAGGTACCTATTGTGCTTGATTGGGCCATTAGGAACAAGACTTGTGAAGATGCAAAAAAAGATACGACCAATTTTGCATGCCAAGAAAATAGTTATTGCATCACTTCTGACAGCAATCCTGGATATCGTTGCACTTGCAACAATGGATATGCGGGTAACCCTTATCTCAGTCCTGGATGCCAAG ACATAAATGAATGTGAGGCTCAGAATCCTTGTGTACGAATTTGCACCAACACCATCGGAAGTTATAAATATTCTTGTCCGGAAGGAAGTCGTGGTGATGGGTTAAGAGGTGGGAGTGGTTGCTTTCACAACAATCAAGAGTTTCCAGTGCTTAAGATCTCTCTCG GTATTGCTTTAGGCTTTTTCTTTCTAATTATCGGCAGTTCTTGGTTATACTTCAGTATGAGGAAAAGAAACCAAATCCTGCGCAAGGCTAAATTCTTTCAAAAGAATGGAGGTTTACTTTTAAAGCAACAAATATCTTCACATGAGAGTAGTGGAGAGTCCTCAGCAAAGATTTTTACAGCAGAAGAGCTAAAATTAGCAACCAAAAATTATGATGAAAAACTGATCCTCGGCCGTGGAGGTCatggtatagttttcaaaggaACTTTATCTGATGACCGTATTGTGGCTATTAAGAAATCAAAAATAGCTGACGCAAATCAAATTGaagaattcatcaatgagcttgttatcttaactcaggttaaccATCGAAACGTTGTGAAGATCTTGGGTTGCTGTTTAGAGACAGAAGTGCCGTTACTGGTCTATGAATATGTTTCTAATGGCACCCTCTCACAACATATCCATACAAGAAATGATGGTATGTCTTCATCCATTTCTTGGGAAAGTCGGTTGAGGATTGCAGCCGAAAGTGCAGCTGCAGTTGCATACTTACACTCTGCAGCTACTACACCGATTATTCATAGAGATATCAAATCTGCTAATATACTGTTGGATGAAAACTACACTGCAAAAGTTGCTGATTTCGGAGCATCAAGGTTAAATCCGTTGGATCAAAACGAAATAGACACACTTGTTCAAGGAACCTTAGGATATTTGGATCCAGAATACCATCATTGCCAGTTGACAG AACAACGTAATATCGCATCATATTTCATTTCATTAACGAAAGGAAACAATGTGCTCCATGTTCTTGAGACTCGTGTAGTGGCAGAAGGGAACCGAGAGCAAGTCCTTGCAGTTGCAAAACTTGCAAAGAGATGCCTCAGTTTGAAGAGTGAAGCTAGGCCTACGATGAAAGAAGTTTCTATGGAGctagaaagtttgaaaaaatcGTCATCATCAACACACGCATCATTTCAGGATCACTACAGTAAACACAATGAAGAGGAACATATTCAACATCTGAGCCAACAGATCTATATACAGTACCAATAA